The stretch of DNA AACGTAGGCCGATGCATCACGTACAACTCCCTCGACCTTTGTATCTCGCGACGGCTGCGAAACGTCAGGTTGATAGCCACAGCCAATGCCACTCACAAAGACGAGCCCGCACATTAGCGCACTTCGAATCGATGTCGAATCAACCGTGCAATCAGTGTTTTGAATCATCAACCCCTCCCAAATGGTCGGCGTATTGCCGCAACCGAGCAACACCATAACCATCGTGACCCATAATCTTGCACTCCTTTGCCGGCATCGCAACAACGAGGTTCTCAATTGCGTACCGGAATCGGCCCAAAAGCCGTTGCTCTAGGCCGAATATCTCGCAAAGTTTGAGGGTGGCTGGATCCAATGACGGCGGCAAGCGGGGAACTTGTCAGCGGGAAGCCGGCGAATGGGCCTGTCTTTAAATGAGCGTTTGGCAGACTTGCCTCCCGCCCGATGCGAACTCTGTGCCAAAGTCACGGACACGCACTCCACTTTCCACAATTTTCATCCTAGCCAGGAGATCCATCACAAGCAACCTTGTTCCACGCAGCATTTCTTGACGGCCCTCACATTGCGATAGAGAACTGCGCGTTCAACCCGACACCGGATTTGCGCAGCGTTATTTCTCGAATTCTTTCCGTCATTCTGGCAGGAGGCTGGAGATGAAGGTCGAGGGGCATCACACCGCGGACGAACTTCAAGATCTGCTCCCGCGAGAACGCCGCGCGAGTGTCGCCATCAGGATCCGGATCGTCCGACAGGCCGCCTTGGGAGGCACTGCCCCACAAATCGCACTGGAGTGCGGCCTGTCCCGACGCTCCGTCCAAGAGTGGGTCGAACGCTACAACACCCAAGGACTTCCCGGACTGTAGGATCACCCCGGACGCAGTCGTCCGGAGATCCTCGACGCCGAACAGCAAGCGCTGCTCGCCCAGCGGATCGAGGACGGTCCCCGGGCGAACGATCCGTGCTCGCTGCGGGGGATCAATTTCCGGAACTTCATCGAATCCCGCTTCGGCAAACGTCTGGCGATTTCCACCTTCTACAACCTGCTGCATAAACTCGGATACGAGCCGCTTGTGCCGTGTCCCCGCCATCGCGGCCACGACCACGCCGCAGCAGCCGAGTTCCAAAAAAAATCCCTGAGGACATCGCCCGCATCCAAGTCGTCCATCCTGGAAAACGGGTGATCGCCTTCTTCGACGACGAATGCCGGTCCGGCCAGCAGGGCACGTTGACGCGTGTCTGAGCCCAGCGTGGATCCCGGCCGCACCGCCGCCGACAACCAGCTGTTAGTCGAAGGTGTGATCTTCGTACTGAAAACTGGCATCCCCTGGTCCGATCTGACCCAGCGGTTCGGATCGCGCAACTCGGTTTGGAGGCGTTTTAACCGCTGGTGCAAGAAGGGGGTCTGGCAGAAGATCGCCCGCACATTGGAGGACCCCGAGTTGGAGCAGGTTCAGCGGGATTCAACCACGATCAAGGCTCATCCCGGCCCGGCGACGGGACGCCGCCGGGCCGGGGAAAAGAAGTCGACGCCGACGAGCGCCGCTACCTGGGCCGCAGCAGCGGCGGACTGACCACGAAAGTGCATGCGGCGGTGGATTGCCGTGGACGGTAGTTGAATTTGATCCTCACACCGGGACAGGCAGGCGACGCCCCTTGGGGAGAGCAGTTGCTGAAGGGCGTTAGTACGAACCATGTGCTGGCCGATGCCGTCTACGACAGCGACGCCATCCGTCGGCGTGTGAAGCGGATGTGGGCCAAGGCTTGCATCAAGCCGAAGGCGAACCGATAAGTGAGGAAGCGCTGCGTCCAGGAGCGCTACCAGCACCGCAACATCATTGAGCGATTTCTCGGAGCCTTGATACGATTCCGGCGCATTGCCACCCGTTATGAAAAGAAGGCTATGAACTTCGCGGGTTTTATATCGCTCGCCGCCCTACTAACCAAGCCATTCTGAATGTCCGTAGGCCCTAGGTGGAGATGGCGAGAAGATCGTCATATCCGCAGACAACTGCACAAAGTGCGATAAATACAACACTTATTGAAGAGTGTGTGGCTGCACGTCGGCGAGGATCGGTAAGTTCGGCGAACCGATCCGGCAACCGAGTCGTGGACATGGGCACCTCCTGTACCCAAACCGCTCGACAATCTGATGCCTGCCATACCAGCCACCGGTCGCCCTCCCTTTGCCCGCTTGCCAAACATGACGCACTCGTCCTGCGCCATACCCCCGCCCCACGCTGCACTTTCACGCCGCCAACAACACCTCTCGCGGAGGTGATTTCTCCTTTTATGTCGATGACTCAATGCACAGCTTGACACCTGCTGGGATTGAAGATTACCGTCAATTGGTGGAAGGGACTGGATTGAATTGTCAGCACGAGTAGCGCTCTGGTTATGGAACCGCGCGCATTGCTGCGTGTGAGGTCTGAAGGTGGACTTCAGAGATTAACTATGTCAATCGCACGGTCTCCCCACTTAAATAATGTTAAACAGTGAGTGTGAAGCTAGCAACTTTGAACTTCTGTTCGATAAATGTACATCGTGTTATCGGGGACGAGATGGCCTCGTGGTGTAAGTTGGAAAATATGATATGAAATCGATTTATCCAGACATGGAACGACAGACCCGATTGGGGGCTCGTCTGTTCGACATGCCGGAATAGGATTTCGCACAAATCCTACAGATTAAACGGCACGCCATTCGCGATGAGCACCTTGGTTCTCTTGAGCTGAAGCCGGGTTTATCGAATTTGCATGCTGGGGCAGGGACAGCAAGCGAGATCGAATATTCATGTAGAACACATCCCGGCATTTCTCTAACTTGTGATATTTATGAAATAGACCTTTCGACTGAAATGCTGCGCATCACCCGCAAGAAGCTCATGGCAATGAGGCCGACTTATATGTTGATGACTGGCTTTGTAGAACAGCTTTCATTTAAAGACAACAGCTTTGATGTGGCCTTCCACACAGCCGCAATCAATGAGCCTGTTGATCAGGGCAAAGCGATCAAAGAGCTGCTTCGAGTCGCCAAGCCTGGCTCGCGAGTCATGATTACGGATACGCGGATAACTGCCGAGAGTGCGCAGCAACCAATCAGGCGTGAGTTAGTGCGAGCTTTCCCCTCAATTAATGTTCCGCCCCTGCACCCTTCAATGCCACTCCGGACGATGTTGCCGAATAGCCCATAAACACCCTCTGGAGGAGGCTATGGATATAGTGTAATTCTTGAAATAGAGCCACACAAAAGTTGTCACTTTCTTCAATTCTAAAGCGTTTTTTTATAGAACAAGTCTAGCTCATGAGTACATCTTCCACTCAGATTCAGCCGAAACTGCAGCAGCAACGACTTCCGCTTGCTCTTCGGGCTTTTCTCGGGACGCTGGAGTTCATCGATTCAAAAAGTGGGATGCTGAGCCGAGCCATTGGGCCGCTGGACGTCGAGTCCGTTCTTCTACGGGCTGCGAAGCTTGCCAGAGGACCGGTTGAGCTAAATACGACTGATGAAGCCTTACTACGTCGATGGCTGAACGAATTCGCAAAGGCGATTCCGCTCTCCGTTATCGGTAAGGCCGCCATGAAGCACCGTGCAGCCAGGACGGTGGCGCTGCGAAGTCTTCTAGACAACCGAATCTCCAGCCGACCCGAGATCATTGCAAAGCCCGTGCATCGTCCGGTATTTATCGTTAGCATGCCGAGAACGGGAACGACATTTCTACACAAGCTTCTTTCACAAGATCATCGCGCCCGCCCATTATATGCTTGGGAAGCTTTGTCGCCGGTGGTCTCGGAGAAATCACTTCAACGCAAAGAAGATCCTCGAATCCGGCAAGCTCGCTACATTAGCTGGATGCAGAGGATCTTAGTCCCAGGATTCTCGAGAATGCACAAGTTTGACCCGCTCGGGCCAGAAGAAGATACACCGCTCCTCAAGAGTACGTTTGTATCGCCAACAGACTTGGTGTTTCCTTCTGGTTACCGTGAATGGTATATGCAACAGTCTCCTGCCGATCTTTCGAGGCATCTCGAATTTTATGAGCGGTTACTCCAGCTGCTCCAGTCAGAACGGCCTGTACCGGATGATGGATTTTGGGCGCTGAAATCGCCAGTGCATGGATATCATCTTCTTTCTCTCCGAGAGAGGTTTCCAAACGCTAAATTTATCGTACTGCATCGCCGCATGAGTGAAGTCATCCCATCATTCTGCAGCATCATGAGCTATTTCTTTGAAGCGATTTTATCTGATAAAGAACTGATTCGCGCAGTCCCATCGTTACTTGTGGATTGGTGCGATTGTGGACTACGTCGAATCTCTGAGTCAAACGAATTAATAAAGAGTTCAATTATCAATATTCATTATCGTCAACTTGTGAGCGACCCGCTCTCGACAATGCGAAAAGTCTACAGTGAGGCCGACATCAGCTTCAATGAGGAGACTGAACGAGGAATTGCTGATTACATAGACCGCAATCCAAAAAACAAGCATGGATCCCATCGATATTCGGCTGAGGAGTTCGGATTAAGCGAGTCTCAACTCGATAGTCGGTTCGAGTGGTATCATAGGCTCTACGACGTGCCCCTACATTAAATGTCGATCCGGTTGTACAAACACAGGCCTTGTGCTAGGCCGTATGCACATTCGATCTTGCGATGGAACTGCCGGTTTTGGGAGGATTTGGCGACTCAAGGCGGAGTGATTCCCAAGCGACACGCACTTTCCGACGAGCTTTGGAAGCGGATCACACCATCTTGCCCCGGCAAGGCCGACGGCCCCGGCCGCACGGCGGCCGATCACCGCCTCTTGGTCGAGGCGGTGCTTTTCGTACTGAAAGCCGGGATTTCCAGGAAGGATCTGTCTGAGCGGTTTGGTCGGCACAACTCCGTTTGGAAGCGTTTTGACCGCTGCCGCAAGTGGGGGACTGGGCAGGAGACGGCCAAGGCTCTGGAGGATCCGGAACTGGAAGAGATTCCAATCGAACTGGCGAGGGTGAAGGCCCAACCCTACTACTACCCCGCCGGGAACATGACCACCATCCCCAAACTAAGGATCCCAGCAAGGAATACCTCGCCACCTACGACGCCTGGAACCGACTCGTCAAACTCGAGGAAGAAGTCTCCAGCGTCCTGGAAACTGTCAGCACCTACACCTACGACGGCAGAAAGTTCCAGATCATCCAGGAGGAATACACGAGCGGCACCCTCTCCGAAACCCGCCACCTCTACTACAACAGCGCCTGGCAAAACCTCGAAGACCGCCTGGGAACCTCCCCCGATAGTGCGGACCCCCACCAACACCACATCTGGGGCCTCAGATACATCGCGGGGTGGCACAGGTTGCTCGTCTTCGAGCTACCTGTATGCCATCGGCACAAAAGGTATTGGTTGGCCAGCGAGTGTCTCTTCTGCGACCTGCTGAAACCCATTGACTTCACCTGAACCCAGTTCAAAACAACTCAGACTTCCTTCCTGACCCATCCCCACCCCTTCAACCCCGGCCGTCATCCCTGGCGGCCGGTTTCTTTTCCTCTCCCCGCTCCCATCCGATCTTCAGAACTCCCTCCCCCATCCACTTCCAGCCAAATCCATTTCCAACCCCTTCTCTCCCATTCCGTCCCTCACCCCATTCCCCCAGGGTGGCACAGGTTGCTCGTCTTCGAGCTACCTGTGTGCCTGAGGCGAAAGAGGTTTGGTTGCCGGAAGTAACTTCATATGAGTCTCTGAGGATTTCAGGTGGAAACTTGATGGAGTTGCATGTCTGCCAATGGCCTCCTGCGGCTTCACCATCCCGGTAGAAATCAGAATTTCAACCGGGGCCACCCTGCGAGACTGATTCACTCCAGCCGGAAGTGTTGGTTTCTGTCCAGTTGCCGTAGCCTGCGAGGTTAACCCATAGATTGGTGGTGGCTTCCTGCGACCGGCAGCGATCATCGTCTCCCGGACTCTTTTGAGAGACCGGGGGCCGAAGTCGCGCACTAGGGTTTGCCCATAGAGCTGAAGACGGGACGCAGGGCCTGGCGGAAGTGGTTTGTCGACCGGGTTTCCGTGCCGTCACGATGACGGTAATAGGTTTTGGCGAAATCCAGAAACAGGAGGGCCAGATCATCGATCGTCAGGGCGACGTGCCGTGGATCCTGATCCGAAAGCCAGGCCGTGACCAACTCCTCGTACTTTTCGCGGCTCTCGGGCGTGCCGAACTTGCCGAGGTACGTGTCTTTTCCAGAAATGCGGACTCGGGCTTGTCCTGTGGGACGGTGGAGAAGGTAAGCCGGTTTTCGTTTACTGAGCGACATGGCAGCAGCCACCTCAAAAAAGTGGTAGAAAAGTGGTAGTCAACCGCTTTTCTGCTGCACCGCCCGGTGTGGCGGGTAGTCGCAAGTATGGACTCAGCAAGGACTTACAGGATTGGTCGATACAGGATTCGAACCTGTGACTTCCACCGTGTGAAGATGGCACTCTAGCCACTGAGTTAATCGACCGCTGTGTCACGTTCAATGAATCGATGAGAAAATTGAACGAGCGGTGATTCTGGCAGATTGTTGGTTGTTTCGCAACTTTGCCGGACAGTCTCGATTCATGATTGAGCAAACGTTTGTTGTGATGGCTGGGGCTTGATCGCGGGGAACTGGGGCCAGGCACATACTTGTTCGGCCAAAAAGGGGGCTTACGCTCATTCCGCGGGCGGATATAAGGAGTCCTGCGCATGGCATCGACATGAGTGAAATCTGTATCAATTTTTATCAATACCCGTCAGCAGTTTCTCAATCGCATCGGCCTGATGGCCAACTTCGAGGACACTGCGGCGAATCTCTTCAGGATCGATGGTCGAGCGAGGGTAAGTATCGAGCATCACAAACACGCTGACTCCGTCGATCTCACGAATGGCCAGTCCTCCATGCAGAATGACGGCATTAAGTCGGAGTGCTGTTTCAAAATAGGAGGGCGTGGCTTCGCAACAGATGCTCGAGATCGTCACCAGTCGATCGACAGCCGCATGCTGGCTCGGTTCGATAAAGGCCGCCTGTTTACGACCACCCGGTAAATCGATATCGATACGAAAACCTTCTTCGCCATGCCTTGACCACCGCACATTGGCGTGATGGCGGAACGCTTCCTCCACCAGAGCTTCCAGATCGACCTCATGTCCCAGAATGGCCTCCAGCAGTCGCGCTGCTTCAATTCCTGATTGAGGCCTGTTCCCCGGAGCAGAATCCATTAACTGATGCATGGCTTCTGCCATTTCGAGTGTGACGCGAGGATTGATCTCCCGGGCCGGTCGATACTCTCCTCGCGAAACCTGTTGAATCAGTTCAGAAACTTCGTGAGCCGGAAATGGCAATTGACTAGTCAATAACTGGTAGTACATCACTCCTAAGGAATAGACATCGCTGGCAGGTGTGGCTGGGTCGCCTCGAAACAACTCGGGAGCCATATATTGTGGTGTGCCGACAATCTCCCTGCGACCATGAATTGCGCCCTCGACGGATGTCCGGCGGGCCAGTCCAAAATCGCCGATCTTGGGAACCCCCTGATGCGTCAACAACACATTATCGGGTTTGAGATCGCGATGTAGAATCTCATGTCGATGGGCCACTCCCAAGCCTTCAGCAATGCGTAAGGCCATCGAGGTCGCGCGAGTGGCCGCCAGGATCCCCTCATCCTCCACTCGCTGACGAATCGACATGCCGGGGACAAATTCCATTTCGAGATAATGCAGACCGTCGATTTCTCCCAAGGCATAGATCGAGACTATATTCGGATGATTCAGGGCTGCTGCCGCCTGCCCTTCGTTATGAAAGCGATCGACAAACTCACGATCCTGTTCGACAAGTGCGGGTGGCAGAATCTTGAGGGCACAGAAGCGTTTGAGTACTCGATGCCGGGCGAGATAGACCCGCCCCATGGCACCTGCACCGAGCAAAGCTTCGCATTCATAAGGCCCAAAACATTGCCCGATCAATTTTTGATCAAGCCCGGCTTCGGTCGAAGCTTTTACAAAGTTTCTGGAACGAAAAGCTGCCGGCTTGGGTTCTCCTTCGGGTTGGCCTCCCTCAGGCGCAGTCTTGTGCCGAGATTCCCCTTGTGCGAGAGGATCAACATGTGCGAGAGGATCAACATGTGCGAGAGGATCAATATGCAGGTGTGTACTGCACTCGGGTGAGTGATGTTGATCCACCATTGCTCCACAACGGGGGCAAACCACGTGCTGCTTCTCACCCGTGGTCGCTTTGGTACGATCCACACGAGTTGGTTCAGCCTCTTCGAGATCCAGGTGAAAAGAAAACTGACAATCCGGACAAAAGACCGCAGCCAGGAGCCTCGCATTTTCCGAAGGCGTAATTCCGACAGAGGGTTGAGGCGTTGAATCCATGCAGATTATTCCCACCACGCATCAGCGAATGGCTATGTAAGAAACTTTGGAAGCCCTTTGGTTAACTCCAGGGTCTTTCTGTCGAATTTGCGTTGTGCGATCAAACCTGCTTCAACACGACATGAAAGTTATGGTAATCAAAGCTAGCAGGAAAAGACCATAATCCTTTGAATTTGGCTCGCATTTCATCGCGAAGACTGACCATGTTGTTTATGTTCAAACGGTACTTTTCAGGAGATGAGGCAGCATAGAATCACTGCTCTTTGATCCAATTGCATTGTGTCTTTGTAGTGCCTCTGCCTCAGAGAGCCGTCTTCCAACTCGACAATTCATCATGGAATCTCCATGTCCGATGACCTTGAACCAGCCAGTTCTCAGTTCGCCCAGCCAGTTCCAGGTGATATGGGAACTCCTGCTATTCATCCGGTACAGCCGCCCCTTTCCTTGACGGATTTTCTCGATGAGGAATCTGCTCCGCCATTAGTCAAAGATGTATTAGTCAGCAATGATGAAAGTCTGCCGGCATTTGTTCGTGCTCGACAGTCACTTGGCCCTGGTCTTGGCGAAGCCGTTGGCTGGACGGCTGGTGTCTTCGGCAGTCACCTCCTCTTGAGCATTGGGCTATTATTCATCATCTCGATAGTTTCCGCTGTCTATCTGGTTTCGGCCGAAGGCATTAAAGACCCCAAAGAGCTCGAACGACGGCTCGCCATGGACTCGATGGGCTCCTTGGGACACACCATTCTCGTCTGTGGTGAGCAGTGGCTCATGGTCGGTCTGACCATCGTGGCTATCTGGCTGCGCATGGGGAAACAAACCACCCGGCAACTCAACCTCGATCTGCCGCACCCCTACCAGCTGTTGATCGTCACCTGCCTGG from Planctopirus ephydatiae encodes:
- a CDS encoding helix-turn-helix domain-containing protein; the encoded protein is MKVEGHHTADELQDLLPRERRASVAIRIRIVRQAALGGTAPQIALECGLSRRSVQEWVERYNTQGLPGL
- a CDS encoding transposase — protein: MSEPSVDPGRTAADNQLLVEGVIFVLKTGIPWSDLTQRFGSRNSVWRRFNRWCKKGVWQKIARTLEDPELEQVQRDSTTIKAHPGPATGRRRAGEKKSTPTSAATWAAAAAD
- a CDS encoding transposase, with protein sequence MNLILTPGQAGDAPWGEQLLKGVSTNHVLADAVYDSDAIRRRVKRMWAKACIKPKANR
- a CDS encoding transposase family protein → MSTTRLPDRFAELTDPRRRAATHSSISVVFIALCAVVCGYDDLLAIST
- a CDS encoding class I SAM-dependent methyltransferase is translated as MKPGLSNLHAGAGTASEIEYSCRTHPGISLTCDIYEIDLSTEMLRITRKKLMAMRPTYMLMTGFVEQLSFKDNSFDVAFHTAAINEPVDQGKAIKELLRVAKPGSRVMITDTRITAESAQQPIRRELVRAFPSINVPPLHPSMPLRTMLPNSP
- a CDS encoding sulfotransferase family protein; its protein translation is MSTSSTQIQPKLQQQRLPLALRAFLGTLEFIDSKSGMLSRAIGPLDVESVLLRAAKLARGPVELNTTDEALLRRWLNEFAKAIPLSVIGKAAMKHRAARTVALRSLLDNRISSRPEIIAKPVHRPVFIVSMPRTGTTFLHKLLSQDHRARPLYAWEALSPVVSEKSLQRKEDPRIRQARYISWMQRILVPGFSRMHKFDPLGPEEDTPLLKSTFVSPTDLVFPSGYREWYMQQSPADLSRHLEFYERLLQLLQSERPVPDDGFWALKSPVHGYHLLSLRERFPNAKFIVLHRRMSEVIPSFCSIMSYFFEAILSDKELIRAVPSLLVDWCDCGLRRISESNELIKSSIINIHYRQLVSDPLSTMRKVYSEADISFNEETERGIADYIDRNPKNKHGSHRYSAEEFGLSESQLDSRFEWYHRLYDVPLH
- a CDS encoding serine/threonine-protein kinase, with protein sequence MDSTPQPSVGITPSENARLLAAVFCPDCQFSFHLDLEEAEPTRVDRTKATTGEKQHVVCPRCGAMVDQHHSPECSTHLHIDPLAHVDPLAHVDPLAQGESRHKTAPEGGQPEGEPKPAAFRSRNFVKASTEAGLDQKLIGQCFGPYECEALLGAGAMGRVYLARHRVLKRFCALKILPPALVEQDREFVDRFHNEGQAAAALNHPNIVSIYALGEIDGLHYLEMEFVPGMSIRQRVEDEGILAATRATSMALRIAEGLGVAHRHEILHRDLKPDNVLLTHQGVPKIGDFGLARRTSVEGAIHGRREIVGTPQYMAPELFRGDPATPASDVYSLGVMYYQLLTSQLPFPAHEVSELIQQVSRGEYRPAREINPRVTLEMAEAMHQLMDSAPGNRPQSGIEAARLLEAILGHEVDLEALVEEAFRHHANVRWSRHGEEGFRIDIDLPGGRKQAAFIEPSQHAAVDRLVTISSICCEATPSYFETALRLNAVILHGGLAIREIDGVSVFVMLDTYPRSTIDPEEIRRSVLEVGHQADAIEKLLTGIDKN